From Octopus sinensis linkage group LG14, ASM634580v1, whole genome shotgun sequence:
aagaaacagaacTATAAAACAATTATATCCTGCAATCAACAGAGATATTTGTCCAATAccagacaaaatcaaaatcatcagaCTCCACGTTGTAATTTCATAGCAAAATTCATCCCGGGACTCGAATTACATTCACGCACCCATCACAAATAGATAcatccttcttttatttttatcgttttttcttttatccttttctttttaaaaccttctccttcaaacactcatacgtCGAAATCGACGGGAGTGATCACCACCTACGCcaccactagtagtagtagcagcagcagcagtagtggttatTTTATATGCTTAACACGCACAAGGTCGCGATTTCGAAACACGTTGCAGCCTCAGTTTTCTATGAAAGGTCAGGCAATCGTGGTCAATGGAGCAACCTCtaaggaaagaaaaatagtgagtggtgttccacaaggcCTGTCTAAGAACCGCTGCTATTCATTGTGACGCTCTCACACATGCTCCCAGTTGCTCAGATAGTCATCCATactagctatgcagacgatacaagTCTCTCAGAGGATACAGAACCCTGGAGATGTAGCGCacctgcaacaggagttggatgcAATATAAAGGTGGACTGAGGACAGTAACAtgtagtttaatgctggaaaagtCCATGAACTGCGCTACCAGTACACGAAACTGAATGAAATACAGACAGGAGACACCCCTGAATCAACATCAGCGCGCAACCTGAGCGTTGACATGAGTAATGATACATTTTTCCAGATACATATTACTAAGTTAGCAATAAAATGCACGCGGTTGGTCAGATGAATCCTTAGAACTTTCAGAACGAGAGAACAGGAAACTATGTTGGTCCCCTGGGTCACATTAGTCCTCAGCCGCTTAGACTATTGCTCCTAACTATATCACCACACAGTATAAAATTAACGGCAGGATTCGAAGCAACAGTGAAGTTACATAAAGATCTTCTTAATGCAACGGGTCAGCTACTGAGAACAGCTGAAAATGTTGATACTCAACTCTCTGgaatgaaggagagaaaaatatgcagTGATACACATTTTTAAAATCCAGAAAGGACTAGTGctaaactttggcattgaaagttacacaaacacCAGAATTGGTGGGGGCCACtgtatagtgccaaagatcccatcACCATCAAGGTAGAGAGCCAGATACAGCAACAGCTTGGATTTCTAAAGCTCACAGCTCTGCAGTATTCTCCCAAAAAACCTGAGAGCCCTACATAGAATGGATGTCGGTATCTTCCtgacaaaactggatctcctcctgtTGAAAGTTCCGGATAAAACCTCCCTCGCGGCAAGAAATACTGAGGACAGCAACATTAAACTCCCTCGCTCACTAAATACCACTCATCAGAGGATGTTTTAagtaatgaaaacataaaaaatgtagcAAATCtgagggcggtgccccagcatggccgcaactctcgagctgaaactagaaaaagagTTATTACTAAGAAATAAGTAAATAGGAAATAGTTTCTCTTCCTCAGAAGAGAAACGGGTAGACTGATTAAaaagcggtgtgtgtgtgtgcgtgtacctgCATTTatgttaagatatatataaaaaacaattctATATTAAGCTTAAGACTTACTCAATACGATTTTGTAGAGTATGTTTATAAACTTTTATAAGGAAACGGTTGACTGTGACTCCGAAGTTTCGGCTCGTTCACCTTCATCGGGTAATCTGAGGATGGCAAACAGGCGGAAACTTGGAAGTCATTGTCAAATCTTTTCATTGTATaagttaatatgtgtatgtatgtacgtatgcatgtatgcacgtatgtatgcgtgtgtatgcgtgtgtatgcgtgtgtgtgtatgcatgtgtgtgtgtgtatgcatgtgtgtgtgtgtttgtagttgtgTTTGTACCTGGTAAGTTGGTAGGTGAGTTGAAAGTAGAGAATAGGCGGGATATGGCTGGTTGGTTCGTTGGTTGGTTTGTATATAGAATGGTTGCGAGTGAATGAGATGGAATTAGCTCGCaagtatttgaataaatattgagagaaagagagagaaaaggagagagagagagggtgtgagggagggagagagagaggatgggtaTGAGTGTCAGAGAAAAACAGAGGTTGAAAGATTACTcagaatcagaaaaaaaatttcttgtcGCCTTCAAAAGTTGAAATATTctgaaagaaagtgagaaagaaagaggaagaaagaagaacagACAGATTTggaaacagatagagagaaagagaaacaaagaagttTGAAGAACCTAACAATGGCGTCACATTCTCCACCAAAGCTGGAACTCTTACGAAGACAATCAACTCTGATTTTATTGTTAGCTCCACGTATGTCTTATTGGGGCAGATACAAATAATGCAtgacatacagtcatatatatatatgtgtgtgtgtgtgtgtgtgtatgtatatatatatatatactgcatagaaAACTGTAACAAACATACTCACGAACACTATAACAAACGcactaacacatgtatatatgtatatatacatactttcatacacacctacctacctacatatatacatacatacaaacgtacgaacgcacgtacatacatatgcacatgcattctcacacacacacacgtatatatatatatatatatatatatatatatatatatatatatatatatatatatatatatacatttcaaacgTAGATTGTAGTTATGTTTACAATTATTTCTATAAGCATAAAATTATAACTGTTTTTATaagatgtacatacaaacacacacgcaggcatacatacatacatatatatacatatatgcatacatacatacatacatacatacatacatacatctataatgtgtgtgtgtgcgtgtgtgagcgtgcatgtgcgtgtgtgtctatgtgtttgtgtatagaatCTTGCTTATTGTTATACATACAGGAATGATCTATATTCAGTGTATATACTTATGGTGTATATTGTATTCTTGCAGGCATACGgtcatgtattcatttatatctcgtCTTTGGTATCTACCATTGTTCATACTTCTGTGTGACTCAcacgaaaagatgaaatattGGGTTTGTCTCCACAGCGTTTAAACACGCGGTGGCGATGGCGAATAACTGCCCGCTGCGACGGCAGTAAAACACCTTCACACAAGAATCTGGCTACAGTCCTGGAAGCTAATGTTCCGTTCTAGTTACACCAGAGAACTTACTTCTGTGAGCTACAGAGAGCCTCTGGATGTTCCGTGTATCGGTTGTATTTATAAAGAATTTTTGAAAcggagaaggggtgggtggggAGGGATTCGTTCCTCTTTAAAGAATTCATAGCCATTTTGTTCACATGAAGTAAATTAATGCCAGAACTGAGTTAACTAAATAGATGGAATATGGATTGATCGAGGGACAAAATGGCTGGCCGgtgtaagtgaatatatatgtgtgtgtgtgtgtgtatttgttctttGTGCGTGAacatagtgtatatgtgtgtgtgtgaaagagagagagagaaagagggagatagaggggagagggggtaagagagagggagcagagaaaaggggaagagagagagaaagagagagaaagaaagagagagagaaaaaaagagagagagagaaagaaagagagagagagaaagaaagagagagaaaaaggagagagagaaggaaagaagagagagagagaaagaaagagagagagagaaagaaagagagagagattaacagaaagacatagatatacagatacatttgcgtttgcatatgtgtataaaggTATGTGTATtttcaactttgtgtgtgtgtgtgtatgtgtgtgtgtgttcgtgtgcaagTCAGAAGCAACTAACGCTATACACACAGAATAGAAGCAGACTGTCCCCCCTCCAAATACGTCCACCGCTGTCCTcctacacacatctacacaccacTGTCCTCTGTCCCGACACACCATCATTGCTAATAATGTCTTGGTAAGAGACGCTGTAGAATTGTCTCCAGTTATTGCTGAGAGAATTCCgtattttctttattactttcCATATTTATACTTTGTTCTGTTATCAttattggtgctgttgttgttgctgttgttgtcgttggtctTCTCTTATTtgcaactttcatcaatatagAGAATGAGGGCGCCACCGTGTGCTGCAGGCCGTTCATAttacgcatgtatataaacacgtacacaaataGATGAACGTGTACGCAATTGGCTGTGgttttggtttgtgtgtgtgtgtgtacgagcagatatatatatatatatatagtataggtcCCGGTTTGATTCGGGGTTACCacataaataaggtactcaatacatatatagtaaaattatataagctccttctatataatatatatatatatatatatataaaataatatgttacattactcggtagtcaagataaaactctgagtttcagatgccgaagtgggaatccacaacgtCATCTCTTCgaagataaccgaagagatgacgttgtggattcccacttcggcatctgaaactcagagttttatcttgactattgagtaatgtaacatattattttatagataaatttcctctatttacataatattgaggtctctttctttcttttgttatcttaccgttttaccaatatatatgtcccactgcgcggcatcttgggcaagtgtcttctgctatagccccgggccgaccaatgccttgtgagtggatttggtagacggaaactgaaagaagcctgtcgtgtatatgtatatatatatatatgtatgtgtgtgtgtttgtgtgtctgtgtttgtccccctagcattgcttgacaaccgatactggtgtgtttatgtccccgttacttagcggttcggcaaaagagaccgatagaataagtactgggcttacaaagaataagtcccggggtcgagttgctcgactaaaggcggtgctccagcatggccgcagtcaaatgactgaaacaagtaaaagagtaagagtaaagagtatatatatatatatatatatatatatatatatagagagagagagagagagagagagattgattgatagGTAGGCAAACATCTCGGTAagtgaaaacgaaagaaaattcaACAGTTTTTGTGTTGTAAGCATTTAATTTAATTGTGGAATTGCGTATATATtagattgtccggaaagttctgagAGTTTTAAAGTTAAATCTTTTAACGCTTCATTGAACACACCTGAAACGTAGATCAGTTAAAACTTTGGCATTGCTTGAAATGGTGgtgcatctcttctttgttcctgactaaaaatagatttatctttcattccggTTACCCTTTaacatttgaaatggataacccAAAATATTCGCGTTgcaatgctttttcttttttatataaaagGTGAAAACGCTGCAAAAACTATCAAAAACATTTGTGaaatttatggtgatgatgatgctgtaggtGAATCAAGTGTTCGaaggtggtttgcaaaatttgAAGCTGGAGAGTCTAGCTTGGAAGACGACAGCCGCAGTGGAAGACCTTCAAAATTGGACGAAGatgttttgaaggcaaaaatcGAAGAAATGTCAAATATCGCGACGAGAGAACTTGCAGAGGAGTCGGAAGTTTCTAAAAATGCAGCTCATGAACACCTTGTGAAGCTAGGATACATTTCTATTTATAATGTATGGGTCCCTCACAAACTCTCAGAAAGGAATTGCTTGGACCGGTATTCCGTTTGTTATATGTTTTTGAAACGGACTGAAAGCACACCTTTTTTGAAACAGCTtaactggagatgaaaaatggattttgtATGAAAACGTAGTGGGGGAAAAAATCCTAGTGTTTGCGTAAAGATTCCCCAAAACAACAACCACAGATGGATATCCATGCCAAGAAAAGCTATGCTTTGTATTTGGTGGGATCATAAAggcattatttattatgagcttCTCATAATTAATTCTGATATGTACTGTCGTTAGCTGGCTAATTTGAACTCCccacctccaaaaaaaaaaaggattgaaGCCGGAGATTGCCAGCAGGAAAGGGGTAGtgttccaacaagacaatgccTGATCACATGTGTCTTTGGCTATCCGAACAAAGTCACATAAACTTAGCTGGGATCTCTtaccccatccaccatattctcctgatattgCGCCATCTGACTaccacctgtttctgtctccagaGAACTCATTGCCAGGTAAAAACATCTAACCACTTAGATGGAGTCAAAATACATCTAGGtaacttttttcttcaaaatcagtcaaattttatgctgatggaatatttaaacTGCCTGATAGATGGACaaaggtcattaataataatggaaattatttcattgagcaaaatttattgaaaggccAGTAATTTATATCTCTTttcgaacattaaaaaaaaaactcagaattTTCTGGACAACCTAATATGTGCGCGCACATTCGTGTGCGCGTGCATattcacatatctatttatctatctatctatctatttacacacacacacgtatgtatgcatgtgtgtttgtgtgtgtgtgtgtgtgtatgtgtgtgcgtgcgtgcatgtatgtatctacgaaGGATATCCCAAAATAACCGGAAATGTTCTATGTGGGATAAGCCCATTGTAGTTCGAGCTCACGCCGCTAGAAGtcacttgatgtgaccctcaggcaCCAGTCTGCTGACTGGTGTCATCTATTGAGGCCGTATTGCCACGTGATGCGTCTTTGTTTTACAGTTCGTCTCTGTTGATCGATTATTGCGATGattgaaacgaaggaacagagtgcttccgtgaaattcagCGGCCGAAATAGTTGtcgtgcttcaaacagcttacaatgaCGCTGCCataagcaaaacacaagtttaagaATGGGTtttacgctttaggaatggtccaTTATCGCTTGAAGACCAGCTTCGTTCAGGGCAacttcccgaacgaatgaaaacatcacgaaaattcatgaactgatcttggtggaccgtcaccgaacaactgacgaacttgttgatatgactggtgtgtcctggaactcctgccaacgaattttgagcgaggaactgcaaatgaaaagaatttcagcaaaatttgtgcctcgcttgctcacggaagatcaaaatcaGTCACGACTGAATAACGCGTGTCGTGTACTGAAAGAAGTTGACAGTTGATCTGGACTTgtttttgaaggtcatcactgatgacgaaagctggtgctactgagtttgcagatgtggaagagatgaagaaaaaaaaaacaggacagaggcgttaaaaggcaccatttcgcaagagttccagcactgcttcgaacagtggaaaacgcatCTAGACCGATGGAttgtttcaaatggagaatactttgaaggtgataaaagtgtaaacatgtaaaactgagCGAAGGAaatga
This genomic window contains:
- the LOC115218994 gene encoding histone-lysine N-methyltransferase SETMAR-like; the protein is MASHSPPKLELLRRQSTLILLLAPRENAAKTIKNICEIYGDDDAVGESSVRRWFAKFEAGESSLEDDSRSGRPSKLDEDVLKAKIEEMSNIATRELAEESEVSKNAAHEHLVKLGYISIYNVWVPHKLSERNCLDRYSVCYMFLKRTESTPFLKQLNWR